One Picrophilus oshimae DSM 9789 genomic region harbors:
- a CDS encoding MFS transporter, whose amino-acid sequence MSMRRIALFVIVLGLMMTGVDTTAVILALPDITTDLHSSLSTTIWVIIMYLLVIAVMTTQLGRIGDSLGRGKMYNSGFIIFTLGSALAGTSIFADELIFFRAVQAFGGALMQANSGAIVADIFPVNERGRAYGYTSIGWTTGATLGILVGGLITTYIGWQYIFYINVPIGIIAAVLGIMNIKDDKRQESHSDIPGFLSLLASLVLIAYGASNITGYGVDKFNILLIITGIAILIFFIFIERRAEYPIINMKIFKNHIFSFSILASFFQSMGYLSVVFIVIMYLQGIRGLSPLNASLLLVPGYVLGSVIAPFAGRLSDRIGSRIPATLGLSMMMAGVLIYMSFSVTTPLYFVIIASLVGGLGTSLFYPANNSAVMANAPRGFYGVSSGILRTFANIGTLISYVLAITIASITVPRYVAFEVFLGLHNIVGTIAGKFMTGIRSALIMSFIILVIAVILSISRGQENRAEKAVKLKT is encoded by the coding sequence ATATCTATGAGGCGTATCGCTCTATTTGTCATAGTTCTTGGTCTGATGATGACCGGCGTTGATACAACAGCAGTTATACTTGCATTGCCGGATATAACAACAGACCTTCACTCATCACTATCAACAACGATCTGGGTTATTATAATGTATTTGCTTGTCATAGCAGTTATGACAACCCAGCTTGGCAGGATAGGTGACTCGCTGGGCCGTGGAAAAATGTACAATTCCGGATTTATAATTTTTACTCTTGGCTCTGCCCTTGCTGGCACGTCCATTTTTGCAGATGAATTAATATTTTTCAGGGCTGTTCAGGCATTTGGTGGCGCACTCATGCAGGCAAACAGCGGGGCAATAGTTGCAGATATTTTCCCTGTGAATGAGCGTGGAAGGGCCTATGGATACACATCAATAGGGTGGACAACCGGGGCAACCCTCGGGATTCTGGTTGGTGGATTGATAACAACGTATATTGGCTGGCAGTACATATTTTATATAAATGTACCGATAGGCATCATTGCCGCAGTCCTTGGCATAATGAACATAAAGGACGATAAAAGACAGGAGTCCCACAGCGATATACCGGGATTTTTATCACTGCTTGCATCCCTGGTTCTAATAGCATACGGTGCATCAAATATAACAGGATACGGCGTTGATAAATTTAACATATTATTAATAATAACAGGAATAGCCATTTTAATATTTTTTATATTCATTGAGAGGCGGGCAGAATATCCAATAATAAACATGAAGATCTTCAAAAATCATATATTTTCGTTTTCAATACTTGCCTCATTCTTCCAGAGCATGGGCTATCTATCGGTTGTTTTTATAGTTATAATGTATTTACAGGGAATACGTGGATTATCACCATTAAATGCCTCGCTACTTCTGGTTCCAGGTTATGTTCTTGGCTCTGTTATAGCACCATTTGCCGGCAGGCTAAGCGACAGGATAGGTTCAAGAATACCGGCAACATTGGGTTTATCGATGATGATGGCTGGCGTTCTAATATACATGAGCTTTAGCGTGACAACCCCGCTTTACTTTGTAATAATAGCATCACTTGTAGGCGGCCTTGGCACATCCTTATTCTATCCTGCAAACAACAGTGCCGTTATGGCAAATGCGCCCAGGGGATTTTACGGTGTTTCCTCTGGAATACTTAGAACATTCGCAAACATAGGAACATTAATAAGCTATGTTCTTGCAATAACAATAGCATCGATAACAGTTCCAAGGTACGTTGCCTTCGAGGTTTTTCTTGGCCTTCATAATATCGTTGGAACAATAGCAGGAAAATTCATGACAGGTATCAGATCAGCACTTATTATGTCATTCATAATACTGGTAATAGCTGTTATACTTTCAATATCAAGGGGCCAGGAAAATCGTGCTGAAAAGGCGGTTAAATTAAAAACATAG
- a CDS encoding DNA recombination protein RmuC: MLGFIYGLILGIFLGLLIFYLIAKILSKSITKSIKSDIELYYQKILDENSQKLIEKNTEVISNINEKNRLEIKNIMEPVYESLKSYREYIERVENERKLDSGSLKASIENLSKYLNEIDHDTRALANALKNPSIRGKWGEITLRRIVEIAGMNPYCDFSEQVTINNEYRPDMVINLPNGRKIIIDSKVPLNSYLNYVDETNEKLKLDHLKRYIDDFNNHVRTLESKRYWQNLEGSVDFVIMFLPLESLLSIIMERSRETVENAFSRHVIVSTPVTLISLLMTVHAGWNEKELSSNINNLMLKIKDFRSRLDTFMKDYDEIGNNLGKALESYQRTKGSLERRLEPIMREFERNLDK, translated from the coding sequence ATGCTTGGATTTATTTATGGACTTATCCTTGGCATTTTTCTTGGCCTATTAATATTTTATTTAATTGCAAAAATACTTTCAAAATCCATAACAAAGAGCATAAAAAGTGATATAGAGCTCTATTATCAAAAAATTCTTGATGAAAATTCACAGAAGCTGATAGAAAAAAACACGGAGGTTATATCAAATATAAATGAGAAGAACAGGCTTGAGATAAAAAATATCATGGAGCCTGTTTATGAATCATTAAAATCATACAGGGAGTACATAGAGCGTGTTGAAAATGAAAGAAAGCTTGATTCAGGCAGCCTAAAGGCAAGTATAGAGAACCTTTCAAAGTATCTAAACGAGATAGACCACGATACAAGGGCCCTTGCAAACGCATTAAAAAACCCGTCAATACGTGGCAAGTGGGGGGAGATAACATTGAGAAGAATCGTTGAAATAGCAGGCATGAATCCATACTGCGATTTTAGCGAGCAGGTGACAATAAACAATGAGTACAGACCTGATATGGTTATAAACCTGCCAAATGGAAGAAAAATCATAATAGATTCAAAGGTGCCATTGAATTCCTATTTAAATTACGTTGATGAAACAAATGAAAAGTTGAAGCTCGATCATTTAAAAAGGTACATAGATGATTTTAATAACCATGTAAGAACCCTGGAATCTAAAAGGTACTGGCAGAATCTTGAGGGATCCGTAGATTTTGTAATAATGTTCCTTCCACTTGAATCGCTTCTATCAATTATCATGGAGAGGTCCAGAGAAACGGTGGAAAATGCCTTTTCAAGGCATGTTATTGTTTCAACACCGGTAACGTTAATATCGCTTTTAATGACCGTTCATGCGGGCTGGAACGAGAAGGAACTATCATCGAATATAAATAATTTGATGCTAAAAATAAAGGATTTCAGGTCAAGGCTTGATACATTTATGAAGGACTACGATGAAATAGGAAATAACCTTGGCAAGGCATTGGAATCATATCAAAGGACAAAAGGCTCCCTGGAACGCCGCCTTGAGCCGATAATGCGCGAGTTCGAAAGGAATCTTGATAAGTAG
- a CDS encoding protein translocase SEC61 complex subunit gamma, translating into MFLLSSIMEKNQNNIQDKLIAQQEKIERKFQGIGKGKYSRIMKMAKKPNGDEYTKVLLIAGFGIVFLGFIGFVIYLLMSVYF; encoded by the coding sequence ATGTTTCTCTTATCTTCTATAATGGAAAAGAATCAAAATAATATTCAGGATAAATTAATTGCGCAGCAGGAAAAAATAGAGAGGAAATTTCAGGGCATCGGTAAGGGAAAATATTCAAGAATCATGAAGATGGCCAAGAAGCCCAATGGGGATGAGTACACCAAGGTTCTTTTAATAGCAGGCTTTGGCATCGTTTTCCTTGGGTTTATAGGCTTTGTTATATATCTATTGATGAGCGTTTATTTCTAA
- a CDS encoding DUF357 domain-containing protein: protein MDLKERVERYIKIEAEALDKIRIAVPETSHLMVVARDFLDMIRNYYNDALYFYDKNDLINAFAALNYSYGWIDAGIRLGIFYGGSDYRLFTQYK from the coding sequence ATGGATTTAAAGGAAAGGGTGGAAAGATACATAAAAATAGAGGCCGAGGCCCTTGATAAAATAAGGATAGCCGTGCCAGAGACTTCGCATCTTATGGTTGTTGCAAGGGATTTTTTGGACATGATAAGAAATTATTACAATGATGCCCTGTATTTCTATGATAAAAACGATCTTATAAATGCATTTGCGGCATTAAATTATTCATACGGCTGGATTGATGCCGGCATAAGGCTTGGAATATTCTATGGCGGCAGTGATTACAGACTGTTCACGCAATACAAATGA
- a CDS encoding SDR family oxidoreductase, whose amino-acid sequence MFNNNLLKNRRIIITGGATGLGFSMAETFGSLGASIIIISRNEENLKNAEKNLRDLNIDSYYYKCDIRDYESISKTLGDIENSIGIPDTLVNNAAGNFISKTDDISRNGFDAIVNIVLHGTFYFSQLFGKMIMKNNIRGTILNIVASYAWTGSPYLAASAAAKAGVLALTRSMAVEWGPKGIRIVAIAPGLFYSENTWRNFGISEDIEKIAVEKTPLKRLVTKSEVSNLAAYLISDMASFINGEVITIDGGAWLSGNIINDIFSGLGEDFFENLMKKSRK is encoded by the coding sequence ATGTTTAATAACAATCTCTTAAAAAACAGAAGGATTATAATAACAGGCGGTGCAACAGGCCTTGGTTTTTCCATGGCGGAAACTTTTGGATCACTTGGTGCATCAATAATAATTATCAGCAGAAATGAGGAAAATTTGAAAAACGCTGAAAAGAATCTTAGAGATTTAAACATAGATTCATATTATTATAAATGTGATATACGTGATTATGAATCAATATCAAAGACCCTGGGCGATATTGAGAATTCAATTGGCATTCCGGACACCCTGGTAAACAACGCTGCCGGAAATTTTATATCAAAAACGGATGATATATCAAGGAACGGTTTTGATGCCATAGTAAATATTGTGCTTCATGGAACATTTTACTTTTCACAGCTCTTTGGGAAAATGATCATGAAAAATAATATAAGGGGTACAATACTTAATATTGTGGCATCATATGCATGGACAGGAAGCCCTTACCTTGCAGCATCCGCCGCTGCAAAGGCAGGTGTGCTTGCACTTACAAGATCCATGGCAGTTGAATGGGGTCCAAAGGGTATAAGAATAGTCGCAATAGCACCAGGGCTATTCTACAGTGAAAACACATGGAGAAACTTTGGCATATCAGAGGATATTGAAAAAATAGCCGTTGAAAAGACTCCATTAAAAAGGCTTGTTACAAAATCAGAGGTATCAAATCTGGCGGCATATCTAATATCTGATATGGCATCATTTATAAATGGTGAGGTTATTACAATAGACGGCGGGGCCTGGCTTTCAGGCAATATTATAAATGATATATTCTCTGGCCTTGGCGAGGATTTCTTTGAAAATTTAATGAAAAAATCAAGGAAATAA